The DNA sequence GGGCCGCGCATTCATGCGGACTTACAGGATAGCTAAGGGTGGCACATACTCCCGGCTCCACAGCCATTCTATAGTGGATGAGTATTATTTGGTACTCAGCGGAACCGGATCTCTCAGGGTAGGAGAAAAAACGATGATTATTGCACCAGGGACATTGATATCGAAGCCAACTGGGCCGGACTTGACCAGCCAGTTTATTGCTGACAGAGGAGAGGAGCTTAAGGTACTGGACATAGAAGTCTGGCCGGATTCCACAAGAACATCTAAGGACTTTGTTTATTACTCGGATCACAAAGAAGTCCTGCTGAGGGGATTGGGTTGGTCTGATTCATTTCCTTACGAATCAATTACCAGTGCGAAAGACCTGGATGAAAACTACGATTACGGATACAGCAGAAACAAGGACGGTTCATGGAATCCCAAAGATGTGCCCGGATTCAAACCAAGAAAAAAGAAATGATCCTTATTCAGGATCAGTAAAATGCTTTCTCGTACTCTATAACCATTAGCGAAGGGTTTCCCATAAAGAGGGGTGTCAGGTTCCATTGGATACACGGTTCCCGCTTTAATGGCTCCTTTAGCACCAATCTAGTTTGCACATTAAAATACATAGTTCTAGAATTGGGCGCTAACAACAGGAAAGGGTGCGGATAGCGATTAAGCGGTGAGAAATAAAATTGCTGATTTCTTGCAGGAAGTTATAATTCCTCAATTCAATTATCCACCCAGTTCAGGATAGAGATGGGAACATTGAGGTCATGATCCTGGTGTCACAGATGTTCTTCAACCGGTAATGAAATTCGATTACGGGCAAATTTTTTTTATCTCATTAGGGATATCCTACCGAGGAAGAACTGAGGGAACTTTATGTATGACTGTTCAAAAATTCACAAGATAACGATACAATATACTTCAGAAGGGCCAGGCAAATATGCGGCAGACTCGTGGAAGATAATAACTGAGGATGAATCAAGGGCACTGTGCCAGATAGCCAACGATTCCGACAGGTCGCTCGAGGCGGTCATAAAGACACATTCGGAGAAACCTGTCAGATCCATTGTGATAAACATGGATGTTCACATGATGAGTCCATCTAAGGTCATCGTCGCTGCAGAGAAATCCTAACGACTGAACCTGTGTCCCCCATCAACTGCAAGTATGGAGCCGTTCACTAGGATTGAATCGTCGCTTGTAATCCAGTCAACAACCTTTGCAATCAACTCGGGTGGGTTGTCACTGCTACCGATAAAGTAATTCTTGGCATTACCGTTAATGTATGAGGGGGCCAGCGCGTTGACCCTTATGCCCGACGCAAGGAGTTGCGATGCAAGTGATCCAACGAGCCGGTTCAATGCGGTCTTCGCTATGGAATATGACATCTTTTTAGGCTCTGGATATCCCAGCGTTTCTGCGCTGCTGAGGAGGATAATGGATGACCCTTTCGTCATAACAGATAGTGCAGATGATATGACTGCAACAGGAATCTTCAGGTGGGATTCTAGCATTGAGTCCAGCATCCTGTAATCTGCAATGCTGTCCTCACCATAACCTCCGATCTGTACAACGAGAACGTCCACGTCTTTCAGAACATGTTTTGTGCTGGATATTAGAGCATCCAGTCCCTCCCTCGTCGATACATCTGTTGATACATAGGAGAGTTGAGTGGGAGCATTCATCTCCTCAGCAATTTTTTTCAATTTACTCTCGTTCCTTGCAGAAATCAACAGCCTGCATCCAGATTTCAGGTACCTGGAGACCATCGCAGACCCCAGTCCTTCGCTCACTCCGACAATCAAGACATTACGCTTTTGTGAGTTAATCATGGTTTCTCAGTTAATTGTAGCGTAAAAGCTTACCTGTTCAAAGTCGCTAAAGATAAAAAACTTATATCCATGCTTGAAATCAGGAGCGATAGTGTAGGTTTCATAAATTTCCATCCTCCGATGATAAAACTATTAAGGACGATGAAAATGTGGAATACAGCACATGAGAAGCCAGAGTTAGGCTGTATGATGGTGATTTAGTTGAAGATGCCAAAAACAATGATGATGTATTGCAGGTTCTGCAATAAGCACACTCCGCATGAGGTTGAACGGGTTAGAAAAAAGAAGGCCAGTGAATTCAAGGCAGGACAGAGGAGGTTCAGGAGAGCAACTTCAGGGTTTGGAGGATTCCCGAGACCGAAATTCGAGGGAAGAGAGAAACCTACTAAAAGGGTAAGTGTTAGATTCAGATGCGAAACGTGCAAGAGGGCTTCTACGCACCCAACTGACAGAGCCAAGAAGTTTGAGCTTGTGGAGGCATAAATATGGCAGAACAGAAATTTGTAAAACTTAAAAGCATTGGGAATAAATTCATAAAAATAAAATGCAAGGACTGTGGGAATGAACAGATAACTTATTCCCGTGTCTCGTCCACAGTTGTCTGCAATATATGTGGTGCTACCATAGCGAAACCCACCGGCGGAACCCTGGCAGTTTCTGGTGACTATACTGGAGAAGCCTAATGCGGAAAGATCTTCCAGAAGTTGGTGACCTGGTTGTTGTCACCATCAGAGAAGTAAAGAATTTTGGCGCTAATGTAAAGCTTGATGAATACCCCGGAAAGGAGGGTTTCATACACATAGCAGAAGTTGCAACCGGTTGGGTAAAGCACATACGGGACTATCTGCGTGAGGGACAGAGGACTGTCTGTAAAGTACTTGGAGTAAACCAGAGCCGCGGATACGTCGATCTTTCACTCAAACGGGTTAATGATCACCAGAAGCGGGAAAAGATATCTGAATGGAAAAACGATCAGAAGTCAGAAAAGCTTCTGGAGATAGTTGCTAAAGCCTTAAAGAAGACACCTGAAGAATGCGATAAGGAATTTGCTGATGACCTGAGGCAGAGGTACGGGACATTGTATAACGCATTTGAGGATGCTTCGTTGAATGAGATCTGGATGCCAGAAGTCAAGGCAAAATGGAAAAACGCAATGATCAAGGTTGCCAAGGAGAACATCAACACACCGTACGTCAAGATCAATGGGATGATTGAGGCTTATTCTGTAGCTGGAAACGGCGCAGAATCCGTCAGGGATACTATCGTTCAGGGTA is a window from the Thermoplasmatales archaeon genome containing:
- a CDS encoding hypothetical protein (putative conserved protein, contains double-stranded beta-helix domain), producing the protein MIIEIARKADLKNIPQFSIRLDLAWELFLPESLSSLPQKGNDTNLILLSNWLWNTLGNNAGRLRKDLPEKQWIIVPALDQSALRFVERIASFWSDEVLEYVLRGDETPFERDAWIPPTVNVFSDKDKEPEEEALTLKEPEGTTSFLMPLLGMGRAFMRTYRIAKGGTYSRLHSHSIVDEYYLVLSGTGSLRVGEKTMIIAPGTLISKPTGPDLTSQFIADRGEELKVLDIEVWPDSTRTSKDFVYYSDHKEVLLRGLGWSDSFPYESITSAKDLDENYDYGYSRNKDGSWNPKDVPGFKPRKKK
- a CDS encoding 3-ketoacyl-(acyl-carrier-protein) reductase; translation: MINSQKRNVLIVGVSEGLGSAMVSRYLKSGCRLLISARNESKLKKIAEEMNAPTQLSYVSTDVSTREGLDALISSTKHVLKDVDVLVVQIGGYGEDSIADYRMLDSMLESHLKIPVAVISSALSVMTKGSSIILLSSAETLGYPEPKKMSYSIAKTALNRLVGSLASQLLASGIRVNALAPSYINGNAKNYFIGSSDNPPELIAKVVDWITSDDSILVNGSILAVDGGHRFSR
- a CDS encoding 50S ribosomal protein L44e gives rise to the protein MKMPKTMMMYCRFCNKHTPHEVERVRKKKASEFKAGQRRFRRATSGFGGFPRPKFEGREKPTKRVSVRFRCETCKRASTHPTDRAKKFELVEA
- a CDS encoding 30S ribosomal protein S27e, whose product is MAEQKFVKLKSIGNKFIKIKCKDCGNEQITYSRVSSTVVCNICGATIAKPTGGTLAVSGDYTGEA
- the eif2a_1 gene encoding eIF-2-alpha, with translation MRKDLPEVGDLVVVTIREVKNFGANVKLDEYPGKEGFIHIAEVATGWVKHIRDYLREGQRTVCKVLGVNQSRGYVDLSLKRVNDHQKREKISEWKNDQKSEKLLEIVAKALKKTPEECDKEFADDLRQRYGTLYNAFEDASLNEIWMPEVKAKWKNAMIKVAKENINTPYVKINGMIEAYSVAGNGAESVRDTIVQGMLPGVNIQYAGAPKYRMVVTEKDYKTAEDLLKKSVQSIADAAKKNSVNFEFTRKQ